The following proteins come from a genomic window of Mycobacterium sp. DL:
- a CDS encoding 3-isopropylmalate dehydrogenase, which translates to MRLAVIAGDGIGPEVIGEALTVLDAVLPGVQKTEYDLGARQYHATGEVLPDSVLAELKGHDAILLGAIGDPSVPSGLLERGLLLRVRFELDHHINLRPGRLYPGVQSPLAGNPEIDFVVVREGTEGPYTGNGGAIRVDTPHEIATEVSVNTAYGVRRVVQDAFGRAQQRRKHLTLVHKNNVLTYAGSLWWRTVQAVAPEYPDVEVAYLHVDAATIHLVTDPGRFDVIVTDNLFGDIITDLAAAVCGGIGLAASGNIDATRTNPSMFEPVHGSAPDIAGQGIADPTAAVMSVALLLAHLGELSAAARVDKAVEEHLATRGDEKLSTSAVGARILGKL; encoded by the coding sequence ATGAGACTGGCCGTGATCGCCGGCGACGGCATCGGACCGGAGGTCATCGGCGAAGCGCTGACGGTGCTCGACGCCGTACTGCCCGGCGTGCAGAAGACCGAGTACGACCTCGGCGCTCGGCAGTACCACGCGACCGGCGAGGTGCTGCCCGACTCGGTGCTCGCCGAGTTGAAGGGGCACGACGCGATTCTGTTGGGCGCCATCGGCGATCCGTCGGTGCCCAGCGGACTGCTCGAACGTGGGCTGCTGTTGCGTGTCCGGTTCGAACTGGACCACCACATCAACCTGCGGCCGGGCCGGCTCTATCCCGGTGTGCAGAGCCCGCTGGCCGGCAACCCCGAGATCGACTTCGTTGTCGTCCGGGAAGGCACCGAGGGGCCCTACACCGGTAACGGTGGCGCCATCCGGGTCGACACGCCCCATGAGATCGCCACCGAGGTGAGCGTCAACACCGCCTACGGGGTGCGCCGGGTCGTGCAGGACGCATTCGGTCGAGCGCAGCAGCGGCGCAAGCATCTGACCCTGGTGCACAAGAACAACGTCCTGACCTACGCCGGGTCGCTGTGGTGGCGCACGGTGCAGGCCGTGGCACCGGAGTATCCCGACGTCGAGGTCGCGTACCTGCATGTCGACGCCGCCACCATCCACCTGGTCACCGACCCGGGCCGGTTCGACGTCATCGTCACCGACAACCTCTTCGGGGACATCATCACCGATCTGGCAGCGGCCGTGTGCGGCGGCATCGGTCTGGCTGCCAGCGGCAATATCGATGCGACGCGGACGAATCCGTCGATGTTCGAGCCGGTGCACGGCAGCGCCCCGGACATCGCGGGCCAGGGCATCGCGGATCCGACGGCAGCGGTCATGTCGGTGGCGCTGCTGCTGGCGCACCTGGGCGAGCTCAGCGCCGCGGCGCGGGTCGACAAGGCCGTCGAGGAGCATCTCGCGACGCGTGGTGACGAGAAACTGTCGACATCGGCCGTGGGCGCCCGAATCCTGGGGAAGCTGTAG
- the ilvC gene encoding ketol-acid reductoisomerase, with protein MFYDDDADLSVIQGRKVGVIGYGSQGHAHSLSLRDSGVQVKVGLKEGSKSREKVTEQGLEVDTPAEVAKWADVIMVLAPDTAQADIFKNDIEPNLNDGDALFFGHGLNIHFDLIKPPANVTVGMVAPKGPGHLVRRQFVDGKGVPCLIAVDQDPKGEGQALALSYAKGIGGARAGVIKTTFKDETETDLFGEQAVLCGGTEELVKTGFEVMVEAGYAPELAYFEVLHELKLIVDLMYEGGIARMNYSVSDTAEFGGYLSGPRVIDADTKERMRGILKDIQDGSFVKELVANVEGGNKRLEKLRKENAEHPIEVTGKKLRDLMSWVDRPITETA; from the coding sequence ATGTTCTATGACGACGACGCAGACCTGTCGGTCATCCAAGGTCGCAAGGTCGGTGTCATCGGCTACGGCAGCCAGGGTCATGCGCACTCGCTGAGCCTGCGCGACTCGGGTGTGCAGGTGAAGGTCGGTCTCAAGGAGGGCTCCAAGTCCCGCGAGAAGGTCACCGAGCAGGGCCTCGAGGTGGACACCCCCGCAGAGGTCGCCAAGTGGGCCGACGTGATCATGGTGCTCGCACCCGACACCGCGCAGGCCGACATCTTCAAGAACGACATCGAGCCGAACCTCAACGACGGCGACGCGCTGTTCTTCGGCCACGGCCTGAACATCCACTTCGACCTGATCAAGCCGCCGGCCAACGTGACGGTCGGCATGGTCGCCCCGAAGGGGCCGGGGCACCTGGTGCGTCGGCAGTTCGTCGACGGCAAGGGAGTGCCCTGCCTGATCGCGGTCGACCAAGACCCCAAGGGTGAGGGTCAGGCCCTGGCGCTGTCCTACGCCAAAGGCATCGGCGGGGCCCGGGCCGGCGTCATCAAGACCACGTTCAAGGACGAGACCGAGACCGATCTGTTCGGTGAGCAGGCCGTGTTGTGCGGTGGCACCGAAGAACTGGTCAAGACCGGCTTCGAGGTCATGGTCGAGGCCGGGTATGCGCCCGAGCTCGCCTACTTCGAGGTGCTGCACGAGCTCAAGTTGATCGTCGACCTGATGTACGAGGGCGGCATCGCGCGGATGAACTACTCGGTGTCCGACACCGCGGAGTTCGGCGGCTACCTGTCCGGTCCGCGCGTCATCGACGCCGACACCAAGGAGCGGATGCGCGGCATCCTCAAGGACATCCAGGACGGCAGCTTCGTCAAGGAGCTCGTCGCCAACGTCGAGGGCGGCAACAAGCGACTCGAGAAGCTGCGCAAGGAGAATGCCGAACACCCCATCGAGGTGACCGGCAAGAAGCTGCGTGACCTGATGAGCTGGGTCGATCGCCCGATCACCGAGACTGCCTAG
- the ilvN gene encoding acetolactate synthase small subunit, translated as MSTAAPRTHTLSVLVEDKPGVLARVASLFSRRGYNIQSLAVGATEHKNLSRMTIVVDVEDSPLEQITKQLNKLINVIKIVEQDEETTVSRELALIKVRTDASTRGQVIEAVNLFRAKVVDVSNESLTVEATGTPGKIEALLRVLEPYGVREIVQSGVVSLSRGPRGISTK; from the coding sequence ATGAGCACCGCTGCTCCGCGCACACACACACTGTCGGTGCTCGTGGAGGACAAACCGGGCGTGCTCGCCCGCGTGGCGTCGCTGTTCTCCCGGCGCGGCTACAACATCCAGTCGCTGGCCGTCGGCGCCACCGAGCACAAGAATCTCTCCCGGATGACCATCGTGGTCGACGTCGAGGATTCACCGCTGGAGCAGATCACCAAGCAGCTCAACAAGCTGATCAACGTGATCAAGATCGTCGAGCAGGATGAGGAGACCACCGTCTCCCGCGAGCTCGCGCTGATCAAGGTCCGCACCGATGCGTCCACCCGTGGCCAGGTGATCGAAGCGGTCAACCTGTTCCGCGCCAAGGTCGTCGACGTCTCGAACGAGTCGCTGACCGTCGAGGCCACCGGAACGCCTGGAAAGATCGAAGCGCTGTTGCGGGTGCTCGAGCCCTACGGGGTTCGCGAGATCGTCCAGTCCGGTGTGGTGTCGCTGTCCCGCGGCCCCCGCGGTATCAGCACCAAGTAA
- the serA gene encoding phosphoglycerate dehydrogenase → MSLPVVLIADKLAQSTVEALGDQVEVRWVDGPDREKLLAAVVDADALLVRSATTVDAEVLAAAPKLKIVARAGVGLDNVDVDAATARGVLVVNAPTSNIHSAAEHALALLLSTARQIPAADATLRERTWKRSAFSGTEIFGKTVGVVGLGRIGQLVAQRLAAFGAHITAYDPYVSHARAAQLGIELLTLDELLARADFISVHLPKTKETAGLIGKDALAKIKPGAIIVNAARGGLIDEAALAEAITSGHVRGAGLDVFSTEPCTDSPLFELPQVVVTPHLGASTAEAQDRAGTDVAASVKLALAGEFVPDAVNVGGGVVGEEVAPWLDLVRKLGLLAGVLSSELPVSLSVQVYGELAGEEVEVLKLSALRGLFSAVIEDQVTFVNAPALAAERGVEASITTASESPNHRSVVDVRAVGADGSTVNVAGTLTGPQLVEKIVQINARNLDLRAEGVNLIINYDDQPGALGKIGTLLGGAGANILAAQLSQDADGEGATIMLRLDRQVSDDVLSAISRDVNAVTLEVVDLS, encoded by the coding sequence GTGAGTTTGCCTGTAGTACTGATCGCCGACAAGCTGGCCCAATCGACGGTGGAAGCCCTCGGTGACCAGGTCGAAGTCCGTTGGGTGGATGGTCCGGACCGGGAGAAGCTGCTGGCTGCCGTCGTGGATGCCGACGCTCTGCTGGTGCGCTCGGCCACCACCGTCGACGCCGAGGTCCTCGCCGCGGCGCCGAAGCTCAAGATCGTCGCCCGCGCAGGAGTCGGACTCGACAACGTCGACGTCGATGCCGCCACGGCGCGCGGCGTCCTGGTGGTCAACGCCCCGACGTCGAACATCCACAGTGCCGCCGAGCACGCTTTGGCGCTGCTGCTGTCGACTGCGCGCCAGATCCCCGCCGCCGATGCCACGCTGCGGGAGCGCACCTGGAAGCGCTCGGCGTTCTCCGGCACCGAGATCTTCGGCAAGACCGTCGGTGTGGTGGGCCTCGGGCGCATCGGCCAGCTGGTGGCGCAGCGTCTCGCCGCTTTCGGCGCCCACATCACGGCCTACGACCCGTATGTGTCCCATGCACGCGCCGCGCAGTTGGGCATCGAGCTGTTGACACTCGACGAACTGCTGGCGCGCGCCGACTTCATCTCGGTTCACCTGCCCAAGACCAAGGAGACCGCAGGCCTGATCGGTAAGGATGCGCTGGCCAAGATCAAGCCGGGCGCCATCATCGTCAACGCCGCCCGCGGTGGCCTCATCGACGAGGCGGCGCTCGCCGAGGCCATCACCAGCGGTCACGTCCGCGGCGCGGGACTCGACGTTTTCTCGACCGAGCCGTGCACCGACAGTCCGCTGTTCGAGCTGCCGCAGGTGGTGGTGACGCCGCATCTGGGAGCGTCCACCGCCGAGGCGCAGGACCGGGCGGGCACCGACGTCGCAGCCAGCGTGAAGCTCGCGTTGGCCGGGGAGTTCGTACCGGACGCCGTCAACGTCGGCGGTGGCGTCGTCGGTGAAGAGGTGGCGCCCTGGCTCGACCTGGTGCGCAAGCTCGGCCTGCTCGCCGGTGTGCTGTCGAGCGAACTGCCGGTGTCGCTGTCGGTGCAGGTGTACGGCGAGCTGGCCGGCGAAGAGGTCGAGGTGCTCAAACTCTCGGCATTGCGTGGCCTGTTCTCGGCGGTGATCGAGGATCAGGTCACTTTCGTCAACGCGCCGGCGCTGGCCGCCGAGCGCGGCGTGGAAGCGTCGATCACCACCGCCTCGGAGAGCCCCAACCACCGCAGCGTCGTCGACGTGCGTGCCGTCGGGGCCGACGGGTCGACGGTGAACGTCGCCGGCACGCTGACCGGCCCGCAACTGGTCGAGAAGATCGTCCAGATCAACGCCCGAAACCTGGATCTGCGTGCCGAGGGCGTCAACCTGATCATCAACTACGACGACCAGCCCGGTGCGCTCGGCAAGATCGGTACGCTGCTCGGCGGCGCCGGGGCCAACATCCTTGCCGCGCAGCTCAGTCAGGACGCCGACGGCGAGGGCGCGACGATCATGCTGCGGCTGGACCGTCAGGTGTCCGACGATGTGCTCTCCGCCATCAGTCGCGACGTGAACGCGGTGACGCTGGAAGTGGTGGATCTCTCATGA
- a CDS encoding NAD(P)/FAD-dependent oxidoreductase, which yields MDITIVGSGPNGLAAAVICARAGLSVRVIEAQPTYGGGARTLPDPEFSGVSHDICSAVHPLALASPFFSAFDLRARGVALTVPEVSYGNPLPDRPAAIGYLDIERTSAELDDGASWRRLLGPLSADSDGVVGLLLGDKRSVPPSITAALRVAPRLLAQGSPAWGTLAGEDARALFTGVAAHTISQMPSLVASGAGLMLATLGHSVGWPIPVGGSQAIPDALLADLRSHGGELTLSEAVTDPPSGVVLYDTAPTALLGIYGDRLPSRYAKTLRGYRYGPGVAKVDFVLSGEIPWRDSRLAQAPTLHLGGDRSMMARAEQEIADGRHAEWPMVLAALPHLADPSRIDAQGRRPLWAYAHVPQGSTMDMAETVTGIVERFAPGFRDLVVGVRSVPAARLADHNANLVGGDIGVGGNNMFSALTGPALRWDPWSTPIPKAYLCSSAAPPGGGVHGMSGYYAARTVLRKEFGIRDLPNLSP from the coding sequence GTGGACATCACCATCGTCGGTAGCGGGCCCAACGGTCTGGCCGCCGCTGTCATCTGCGCACGAGCGGGTCTATCGGTACGGGTGATCGAGGCCCAGCCCACCTACGGAGGCGGTGCCCGCACCCTGCCCGACCCCGAGTTCTCCGGGGTGTCACACGACATCTGCTCCGCCGTGCACCCGCTGGCCCTGGCGTCGCCGTTCTTCTCCGCATTCGACCTGCGCGCGCGGGGGGTGGCGCTGACGGTGCCCGAGGTGTCCTACGGCAACCCGCTGCCGGATCGACCCGCCGCGATCGGCTACCTCGACATCGAACGCACCAGCGCCGAACTCGACGACGGCGCGTCGTGGCGTCGGCTGCTGGGTCCGTTGTCGGCCGACTCCGACGGCGTCGTCGGCCTGTTACTCGGAGACAAGCGGTCCGTCCCCCCGAGCATCACGGCTGCGCTTCGGGTCGCCCCTCGCCTGCTCGCCCAGGGCAGCCCGGCGTGGGGCACGCTCGCCGGGGAGGACGCCCGGGCACTCTTCACCGGCGTTGCGGCACATACGATCTCGCAGATGCCCTCGCTGGTGGCTTCGGGTGCGGGCCTGATGTTGGCCACCCTCGGCCATTCGGTCGGTTGGCCGATACCCGTCGGCGGCTCACAGGCCATCCCGGACGCGCTGCTGGCCGATCTGCGCTCGCACGGTGGCGAACTGACGCTCAGCGAAGCGGTCACGGACCCACCTTCGGGAGTGGTCCTCTACGACACGGCGCCGACCGCGCTGCTGGGGATCTACGGAGACCGGTTGCCCTCGCGCTACGCCAAGACCCTGCGGGGCTACCGCTACGGACCGGGGGTGGCGAAGGTCGACTTCGTGCTCTCCGGCGAGATCCCCTGGCGGGATTCGCGTTTGGCGCAGGCTCCGACGCTGCACCTGGGCGGTGACCGGTCCATGATGGCGCGCGCCGAGCAGGAGATCGCCGACGGCCGGCACGCCGAGTGGCCGATGGTGCTCGCCGCACTCCCCCACCTGGCCGATCCCAGCCGGATCGACGCCCAGGGTCGCCGGCCACTGTGGGCCTACGCACATGTCCCGCAAGGTTCCACGATGGACATGGCCGAAACCGTCACCGGCATCGTCGAGCGCTTCGCGCCGGGCTTCCGGGATCTGGTCGTCGGCGTGCGTAGCGTTCCTGCGGCGCGACTGGCCGACCACAACGCCAACCTCGTCGGCGGAGACATCGGCGTCGGCGGCAACAACATGTTCAGCGCACTCACCGGTCCCGCACTGCGCTGGGATCCGTGGTCGACGCCGATCCCGAAGGCGTACCTGTGCTCGTCGGCGGCCCCGCCCGGCGGTGGAGTGCACGGCATGTCGGGGTACTACGCCGCCCGCACGGTGTTGCGCAAGGAGTTCGGCATCAGGGACCTGCCGAATCTGTCGCCCTGA
- the wrbA gene encoding NAD(P)H:quinone oxidoreductase codes for MTKLAVIYYSATGHGTVMANRVAAAAESAGAEVRVRHIAETRDPDSFAKNTAWTANYEATKDLPAATGDDIVWADAVIFGSPTRFGNTASQFRNFIDSLGGLWAQGKLADKVYAAFTSSQTAHGGQETTLITLNISLMHFGGIIVPPGYTDGVKFADGNPYGVGHITGPENSNDLEDPTLDALDHLARRVVGVADRLS; via the coding sequence ATGACAAAACTCGCGGTCATCTACTACTCGGCGACGGGGCACGGCACCGTGATGGCCAACCGCGTCGCAGCGGCAGCCGAGTCTGCGGGCGCAGAAGTCCGGGTACGGCACATCGCCGAGACACGAGACCCCGATTCCTTCGCGAAGAACACCGCGTGGACGGCCAATTACGAAGCAACCAAAGATCTCCCGGCAGCCACCGGTGACGACATCGTCTGGGCCGACGCGGTGATCTTCGGATCGCCGACCCGTTTCGGCAACACGGCATCGCAGTTCCGCAATTTCATCGACTCGCTGGGTGGCCTCTGGGCTCAGGGCAAGCTCGCCGACAAGGTCTACGCCGCGTTCACCTCGTCACAAACCGCGCATGGCGGTCAGGAGACGACGCTGATCACGCTCAACATCTCCCTGATGCACTTCGGCGGCATCATCGTGCCGCCCGGATACACCGACGGTGTCAAGTTCGCCGACGGCAACCCCTACGGCGTCGGGCACATCACCGGGCCGGAAAACAGCAACGACCTCGAGGACCCCACGCTGGACGCGCTGGACCACCTGGCGCGTCGCGTGGTCGGTGTGGCCGACCGCCTGTCCTAG